The window TTCGCCGCCTGAGAGAGCTGCTCCCGAGCTGCGTCGTGCCTCTCGCCACGCGCCAACATGCGAGCCCTCGCGACCTGACATCGGAAGGACTCCTGGGGATGGCGTTCTTGGTAGCCCGCACCGATGGCATAGAGCTGTTCCGAGAGCAGAAACTTCTCGATTCGATAGCAGTGATCGGCGACGTGCAAGAGGCACTCGAGGTGAAGGTCCGACGCCTCCACCACGACATGGGGCTCTTCCTCGTCAATCGTCACCCGCGCCGGTTTTCCGGTCGATTGGTGCGTTCCGGTCTTGTTATCGGTAGTGTCCTCGAGATTCGTCATCGCAGCTCCCTTCCCTGATTCAACCGATGAGACCGCCCTGCAAGTCCATCCCTCCACAGAGCCGATCCCTACTTCGAAAGACCTTCGACGGTCTCCCCCTGGTTCTCACAGCAGGGAGAAGGTCCGAAGGTGAGATAAAACGTCGGCGATTCGATCACTTCACCAGCGGGCGTCTCCGCGACGACCCGCCACAAGAGCATCTCTCCGAGCACCAGCGCAGGAAGCTCGTCGAGACCCACGGTCAGCCGTGGCACCGTCAAACCGGACTCGCTGATCACCGGCGCGAGGTCCTCGCGCTTGATCCAAACGCTGTAGAGAGAGCCCTCGGGAGCCCCCTCCCAACACAGCACGAAGGGCTGATGCAGCGGCATCGTCTCGCCGTCGAGAGGTGAGGAGATCTCGGGCTCCTCGCCGCGACTGACCACGTGATCAGGCCCCGGGCGCAGGTCATCCTGCGAGAAGAAGATGCCACTCAGAACCAGAACCAATCCCGCGGCGAGGGCCGCCGGCTTCAACCACTTCCGCCAACCCGGCCGAACCGGCTGCTGCGCCGCCTTGATCGCCTGCAGGTGGCCGGCGCAGCGCGGACATCTCAGAAGATGAGCCAAGACCTCGCGGGTTTCCTCGGGCGTTGTTTCGAGACGAGCCAGGCGCCAGAGAGTCTCGGCCCCAGGGCAAGAGGAAGCGACGCCCCCCTCTTCGCTCTCGGCACCGAGATCTAGCTTCGGATAGCGGTCATCGAGGCACTCGTGAAGGAAGTGTCGATAGGCCCGAGTCAGATCTTGCTGGGAAAGTCGCTTCGACATGGATTACAACGTCCTTCGTGAGATTAGTGAGCGCCGGGGCCTGCGGGATCGGAGAAACCACTTCTTGGGTCTTTCGGCCGGGGACCGAGGCGGCTGGGCCTTGCGTAAGCCCGATTGCGAAGTTCTTGACGTCTGGCGGCCAGGATTCCCTCGGGTCGATATCTCTCCGAGCTCCGGGAAAGCCCGTCGAACGGAGTGTGGCGCCCAGGGCGCAGAGTGCCCGACCTCGCCGGCAACCGGACCGCCGATCGGAGTCCGGAAGGCGAGGTTCCGCGGCGGCGCCGAGCGGCCCCGAGGGCACCGCAAGGCAGCGTCCGCCGTCGACCGACGGCACGCCGTAAAGCCTCGATAGGTAGCTCTCATGAGGGGCCGAAACCCTTCTCATGAAGACACTCCCGAAGCAGCTTTCGACCCGCCGTCAGGCGATTGTCGACCACCCGCTGGCCGAGACCGAGAACCTGGCGAATCTCCCTCTGTTTGAAGCCCAGGATGTCGAGCTGCAGGACGTCGACCAGCTTGGGCCGACGCTGTGCGATCGCTGCCAGACATTCGTGGATCGCCCGGCCCAGGTCGCCCCGGGTCGGCGGCACGCGAATGCCCGGCGGCTCGATCGCGGGATCCAGCTCGGCTTCCCATCGACCCTTGCGCCGCCGGTCGATGACTTCGTTCTTGACCGTGGTGATGAGGTAGGCATCCGGGAGACGGCGGCGCTCGCGATCGTCGGAGTAGCGGCGGTGGATGCGCAGCCACGAGCTCTGCACCACATCTTCACGGTCGGATTCGGCGACCCCGAGCTTGGGCAGCAACCAGCGACCGATTCCGGTGAGCCGGCGGTAGGTCGAGCCGGCGGAGAGATCCGTCACGGCACCCGAACCTCTCTTTGGAGGTGCGGTGGACCGACCTTCCTTTTCAGCCCGGCTCGATGGCGCAGTCCGCGACTCCTCGCCACTTGCCCTCCCCAGGGTCATCCGTCAGAGCCTCCTCACCACTACTAACGGCGGAGAGCACCGAATCCCTATTCACGAATGCCGCAAGACAGTCGCAACCAGGGTTGGGCGCCGGCAGAGCGATCGCCTCTCTGATCTTCGAATGACCCGAAAATACCGCATGGCTCGGTCCAGAGGGGATCCCGAACCGAGCCGCCGGGCCCACGATCCGACCGGGGAACCGGCTCATCGCTGCTGAGCCGCGGTCCGCCAAGCCGGCAGCTCGGGATCGTCCCGCAGCCAGTCGAGCAGGCGAGCGCCGTCGACCTCGTCGACGCGCATCGGCACGACCACGATCTTGCCGTCCGAGTGCAAACTCTCGTCGGCCAGCGGCGACAACGACACCTCCCGCTCCACCATCGCGGCGACCTTCCAGATACCGGAGGCCTCGTCGGCCTCGAAGCGCGGTCCGCGTCGAAGCGGCGCGCGGTCCGCGATCTCGACCCCGTGTACCTCGTCCGGCGCCACCCGCGGGAGGCTGACGGTGAGGTACTCTCCCGGCTTCAGATCCTGCACCACGCGGTGCTCCGTCAGCCGCACCACCCAATCGACGGACGCCTCGACGGCACCGGGGAGGTCGTCATCGAGGCCCGAGACGGCGATCGCCGGAATCCCCACCAGGGCCGCGATGCGCGCCGCCCCGATGGTGCCCGAAAACATCCAAGTGCCCCCCAGGTTGGGACCGCCGTTGATGCCGGAGATCACCAGCGTCGGCGGCCGATCGCGCAGCATGCCCGCCAGGGCCACCACCACGCAATCTCCCGGGAAACCGTCGACGGCGAAGGCCTCGATTCCGCTGCCGAGATCTCGCCGCTCCACGGCCAAGGCGCCGGTGCGCGGAAAGCTCAGCGACGCACCGGTCCCGCTACGGTCCTCGGCCGGTGCCACCACCCAGGTTTCGGCCCGCGGCGCAAAGGCGCGAGCGAGGGCGATCAGCTTGGGATCGTCAATGCCGTTGTCATTGGTGATCAAGACTCGCGGCCGGACGGCCTCTTCGGCGGGCGCCGCCGCCAGCGGCCAAGCGGCCGTCATCGAAACCAGGGCGATAGACAGGACTCTCACTGTTCGGATGATTCGAGACATGGGCTCCTCCAGAAAGTTGATGGCAGAAGCCTCGAACCTCGTTCCGCCTGGGTCAATCGCCCAAACGGGTGATTCGCCTCATCCTTCCGGGTGTTTCGCCCCCGAAGATCGGCTCATCCGCGAGATCAGCTCGAAACGGGAGCGCACGCCGGCCTTTTCGAAAATCGTTCGCAAATGGGTCTTCACCGTGTTCGGCGAGATGTGCAGCGTGGTGGCGATGTCCTTATTGCTGAGGCCGCGCGCCACCTGGTCGGCGACCTCGGCCTCGCGAGCGCTCAGCCCCCAGCCATCGGCCGCCTGCGGGCTCACGATCTCCTCCCCTCGCACCAGGGTCGAGACCATGACGACGCTGGTCAGGCAGTACCACAGCGGATACCAGCGCAAGCCCCAGCCCTCGCTCAAGAAAAGATCGTAGACAAACCCTGGCACGCCGATCAGCAGCAGGAGGGAAATGCGGTCGGCGAGGGGTCGTTCGGCTTCAGCGGATCGCCAGCGCGTCACCACCAACCACAGGGAGTAAGCCACGATGGCGAGCAGCACGCCGTCCTCGAGCCAGTCGCCCCGCTCGTCCCAGGGCGTCGAGCCCAAGACGTACTCGGTGAGGTGCTGCAGCACCAGAGTCGCCACCACCACACCGACCAAAACCCGCTCCCGGCGCGGCTCTCGGACCCGAAAAACCCGATGCAGCAGGAGTGGCAGCGTCAGCATGACGCCATAGAGGCCCACGATCGACTCGAGGTATCGGAAGACCTGCTGCGCCGCCGCCGAGATCACGCCTGGTGCCGTCTCACCGAAAGCCGACAACAGCGACGCCGTCACCATCACGCTGAGTGCGCCATAAAGCGCCAGAAAGCACCGCGATACGGCATCCCGCCGCCGCCAGGCCACGGCCAGGGCAACCCCGAAGCACGCGACGCCGATCGCAAAGGACACGAACAGATAGCCCAGCCAATAGCCTTGCACGGTCCCCGATGATAGCGCCGGGCGATGAGGCCAGCAGAGGACGAAGCTTGGGCAGCCCGAGTACAGGCCTCGAGGCTCCTGAGATGCTTTGATTCTGTGACTTAGGAAATGGTGCCCAGGGGCGGAATCGAACCACCGACACCATGATTTTCAGTCATGTGCTCTACCAACTGAGCTACCTGGGCACTCGGGGCTGGCGCCCCGCGAACCCGCTTTCTACCAGGGTGCATCGGGCGAGTCAAGGGTTGCCGCCGCCGGGTGTCGGGCGGCTCGGACGGTCGTTCCGGACCGCTCCTGACAAGCTAGAATCGCGCCATGACCCGGTGGAGCCTCATTGCCGCTTTGACCCTCTTCGCGCTGCTCGCCGTCGCCCTGCCGGCTGCAGCCTGGACGCCCGACACGCAGGTGGTGATTGCTCGTGAGGCGGCGCGGCTGGCACCGCCGGATCTCGCCCGCCAGATCGCCAAGCACCCGCAGAAGCTGCGCGAAGGCGCCCTCGCGCCGTTTCAGGACGGCGATCCCCAGCGGCACGTCGCCAATCAGGACGGCAGCGGCCGCCTCGACGAGGTCATCGCGCAGGAGGTGGCGACGGCCATCGAGGCGATCGAGCGCCACGCCGCCTTCGAGGAAATCGTCTATCAGCTCGGCATTGTGGCCCATTACATGGCCGACGCCAACAACCCGCTCAACAGCTCCACCGCCGATCCTCAGGAAGGTCGCTACTTCGCCGATTTCGCCCGCTACCTGGAGAGCGCCGAGCCCCGCCTGCCGGTGATCTTCTACGGCTTCCGGCCGGGCCTCGAAAAGGAGCCGGACGCCACCGGCCTGGCGCGCACCGCCCTGGGCCGTAGCCGCAACCTCTACCCGATGGTGGGACGCGAGTACCGCCGGATCTCGTTCGGCTCCGGTCGCAAGTCCTTCGACGACCGCTCGACCGCCTTCGGCGTCGCGTCCCTGGCCTTCAGCCACGCCGTTGACGATGCCGCCCGGGTGATGCGCTACATCTGGCTAAAGGCCGGTGGCGGCGACTTTCGGCGCGGTCTGCCGGAAGGCGGCAAGCGACTTCTCCGCCTGCCGCGGGAGACGCGCTGACGCCGAACGGGATTCGGCGATATTCTTGAACGACGATTTCCGTTCGACCCCAACTCCCGGGCCGGTGAGGCACCACGCCGCCGGTTCCGGACGAGGAGAGCCGACATGCTACCCGTGCGCCGTGCGCTGATTTCCGTATCCGACAAGCAGGGCTTGGCCGAGTTCGCCGCCGGCCTCCACCGGCTAGGGGTCGAGATCGTCTCGACCGGCGGCACCGCCGCGTTTCTGGAAGAGCATGAGATTCCGGTGATTCGAGTCTCGACGGTGACCGGCTTTCCGGAGATTCTCGGCGGCCGGGTCAAGACCCTGCACCCGAAGATCCACGGCGGCATTCTCGCCAATCGCAATCGCTCGGCCGATGCCGGCGAGCTCTCCGAGCATGGCATCACGCCCATCGACTTGGTAGCGGTCAACCTCTATCCCTTTCGCGAAACCGCCGCCGCCGAGGACGTCCGCTTCGAGCAGGTCATCGAGATGATCGACATCGGCGGCCCCTGCATGGTGCGCGCCGCGGCCAAGAACTTCCAGTCGGTGGCGCCGGTGGTCGACCCAGAGGACTATCCCCAGGTGCTCGCCGCCCTCGAGCAGTCGGGCGCCGTGCCGGAGGCGCTGCGTCGCCGACTCGCGATCAAGGCCTTCCGCCACACCCAGGGCTACGATGCCGCCATCGCCGAGTGGATGGAGCGCCAGGTCGAGGAAGAGACCGAGGCGCCGCGCTTCCCGGCCCACCTCTTTCTCGACACCACCCGCGAGCTCGAGCCGCGCTATGGCGAGAATCCGCACCAGAAGGCGGCGGTCTACAGCGCCCTCGGCGGGCCCGGCCTGTTCGGCGGCATGGACCAGCTGCAGGGCAAGGAGCTGTCCTACAACAACCTCCTCGACGCCGACGCGGCGCGCAAGATGGTGGCCCTTTTCGACGAGCCGACGGTGGTCATCCTGAAGCACAACAACCCCTGCGGCGTCGGCCGCGGCACCAGCATCGCCGAGGCCTACGGGCGCGCCCTCGAAACCGACCCGGTGTCGGCCTTCGGCTCGATCGTCGCCCTCAACCGGCCCGCCAATCAGGAGCTCGCCGAGCAGATGGCGGACCTCTTCGTCGAGGTGGTGGTGGCGCCGAAGTTCGGCGACGGGGCGCGCGAGGTCTTCGCCGCCAAGAAGAACCTGCGCCTCCTCGAGTGCCCTCTCTACGAGCCCCACCCCACCGGCATCGAGCTGCGCTCGATCGACGGCGGCCTGCTGGCCCAGATGCCGGACGGCCTGCGCGAAGATCCGGAGCAGTGGACCTGCGCCGCCACTCGCCTACCGACCGCCGACGAGGCCGAGGCCCTGGCCTTTGCCTGGAACGTCTGCCGCTACGTCAAGTCGAACGCCATCGTCCTCACCGGTCGCGACCAGACCGTCGGCATCGGCGCCGGCCAGATGAGCCGCGTCGACTCCTGCCGCCTGGCGATCGAGAAAGCAAACCTTCCCACCAGCGGCACCGTCGCCGCCTCGGACGCCTTCTTTCCCTTCCGCGACGGTCTCGACCTGCTCGCCGAAGCCGGCGTCACGGCGGTGATCCAGCCCGGCGGCAGCAAGCGCGACGAAGAGGTCATCGCCGCCGCCGACGAGCACGGCATGACCATGCTGTTCACCGGCCAGCGCCACTTCCGACACTAGGTCGTCCTTCTCACCGGATCTTTCGGCGAAGAGTCGCTGGACTGCAGCCGTTCGATACTCAGCAGGACAGAGAGCTGCGGCGGCACAGCGGAAGTTGGTGCGAAGTCCGCGCTAGGTCTCGGAGAGGGCCGAGTCGAGCTTGTCGTAGCTCGCGTTCATGCCACTTTCCATGTCCGATTCGAGCATCGTTCGGCGCGTCTCGGCATCGGGCAGGGTCATGCGCAGGGTCACGAGGGTGCCTCCCTCGACTGCCTCGAAGCGGGTTTCGACCCGGTTGTCCGGCGTCGGATCCGGCAGGTGCATGCGCTCGACGTGCACGATCTTGGAGAACGGAACGAGCTCGAGATACTCCCCGGTGAGCGAGAAGTCACCGCCCTGGCCGTCGCTCCACTCGAAGTGGATCCGCCCCCCGACCACCGGGTCGCTGATGCAGACCGTCATCGACCAGCCATCGGGCCCCAGCAGCCATTGGCGAATCAGCTCGACCTCGAGGTGAGCTCGGTAAACCGCCTCCGGCGGAGCAGAGAATCGCCGGGTGATCAGAAGTCCCTGATCACCTTCCAGGGCCAAGGTCAGTTTTGATTCCGTGGTCAAAGGCTGTCTCCTTTTTCCCCAGCCAGATTGCCGGCCAGAAGCTCGTCCAACCGGTCGTAGTTCGCGGCGAAGGCGCTCCGTAGGGTTTCGAGCCACTCGTGAACCGGTGCCAGGCCGTTCGGAGCCAGCCGGCACGGTCGCCTGGCGCCATCGACCCGGCGAACGATCAGGCCGGCCGTTTCCAAGACCTTGAGGTGCCGCGAAATGGCGGGTTGGCTCATGGCGAAGGGTTCGGCCAGCTCCATCACGCCGACCTCACCGGCAGCCAGCCGCGCCAGGATCGCCCGCCGCGTCGGATCGGCCAGGGCAGAGAAGGTTGCGTCGATGTCCATGACATAACTCCCAAGTTATATAACGCATAATTTATCTCTCGACAGGAACCCCTGTCAACGCGTACTGCCAGAGAACCCGACAGGACTTTCGGACTAGCCCGGCCTTCCCACGAGGTTGCCTGGCGAGAGGCCGTAGGTTCTTGAAGATGCAACGCATCCGTCGCTGACACGCCGCCGCCGTACTCGACGTACTGCGAGGAGAGCAGGCGACGAAAAACGAAGCAGATTCGGGGACAAACGGACTCGCAGCGAAAAGCTGGTGAGAAGGCCGGGCTAGATCAGGCCCAGCTCGAGGCCCTTGAGCACGGCTCGAGTGCGGTCGCGCACGCCGAGCTTCGAGAGGATGTTCGAGAGGTGGTTCTTGACCGTGCCTTCGGCGACGCCGAGGGCATCGGCAATCTCTTTGTTGCTGTAGCCACCACACAGGAAGCGCAGCACTTCGATTTCACGCTCGGTCAAGGGGTCCGGCGGGTCGAGGCTCGGAAAGCTCCAGTCGGCATCGCCGGCGGTGCGCAGGATGCGCTCGGTGAGGGCTGGCTGAATCAGGGTGCCGCCGCCGGCGACGGTGCGAATCGCTTCCGCCAGACGCTCGAGGGAGATGTCTTTGAGCAGGAAGGCGCGGGCGCCACGGCGGATGGCCTCGAGGGCGGCGGCATCGTCGTCGAAGGTGGTGAGCACGAGAGTCGGTGGGAGAAGCTCGGCGGCCCGCAGATCGGCGAGGACGTCGAGACCGTCCTTGCCGGGCATCCGCAGATCGAGCAGCAGGACATCCGGCGCCTGCTCTCGGATCAGCTCGACGGCACCTTCACCGTCCTCGCCCTCGGCCACCACCTCGATGTCGTCGAGGAAGCCGAGAAGCGTTCGGATGCCCTCCCGCACCAGGGTCTGGTCGTCGATCAGGCAGACCCGAATCACCCGGTCACCGGCATCGAAACCCGGAGATCGAAGCCTGCCCCCGGGGAGGTGGCGGCTTCGAGGCGGCCACCGAGGGTCCCGAGGCGCTCTCGCATACCGGCCAGGCCGTGTCCCTCGCTCACCGCTCGGGCGCCACGACCATCGTCCCGCACCCGCAGCTCGACCTCGTCGGCGCGCGGCTCGAGGGTCAGCCAAACGTTGCGCGCCCGGGCGTGGCGCAAGCAGTTGGTCAGGGCCTCCTGGGCGCAGCGCAGCAGGGTGTGGGCCCGCTCCGGATCGTCCATGGTGAAGCCCTCCGGCACCTGGCGGTGGATGGCGGGCTGATCGATGCCCTCGCCGAGGGCGGCGAGCGCGCGCGAGAAATCGACCGTCGGCTCCTGGCGTAGGGTCGTCACCACCCGCCGCACGTCTCCGAGCAGCTGCTTGGCCTGACTCTGGGCCTTGGCGAGCTGCTCCGGCGCCGCCGCCGGCGTGCTGTGGCGTGCCGCCTCCAGGTTGAGGCTGAGGGCGGTCAGGCGGTGCCCCATGACGTCGTGCAGCTCGCGAGAGATGCGCAGGCGCTCGGCGGCCCGGCTGGTGTCCCCGAGCAGGCGGCGGGTCGAGAGCAGCTCGCCGTGGGCGCGCACCAGCTCCTCCCGCGCCTGACGCTCGCGCAGGGCGACCAGGGTCGAGTGGAGGGCGAACAGCTCGAAGCCGAGAAAGGCCCCGAACACCGTGGCCGTCTCGACCGGCCCCTGACTGGGCAACAAAATGGCCGCCATCAGCGCCGTCTGTCCGAAAAGCCAGGTCAGCGCCCAGCGCAAGGGCAGGACCTCCGCCGCAACCGCAGCGATGATCACCAGCAGCACACCGTGCAGCGAATTGGCCACCGCCACCGTCATGCCGAGGGCCGAGGCGGTCTGGATCGCCAGCAGAGTCCAGGCGATCCACTTGCTGCGACGCTCCACCCAGCAGGAGGAAACCAGCCAGAAACTGCC is drawn from Acidobacteriota bacterium and contains these coding sequences:
- a CDS encoding SRPBCC domain-containing protein; this encodes MTTESKLTLALEGDQGLLITRRFSAPPEAVYRAHLEVELIRQWLLGPDGWSMTVCISDPVVGGRIHFEWSDGQGGDFSLTGEYLELVPFSKIVHVERMHLPDPTPDNRVETRFEAVEGGTLVTLRMTLPDAETRRTMLESDMESGMNASYDKLDSALSET
- a CDS encoding helix-turn-helix transcriptional regulator; protein product: MQGYWLGYLFVSFAIGVACFGVALAVAWRRRDAVSRCFLALYGALSVMVTASLLSAFGETAPGVISAAAQQVFRYLESIVGLYGVMLTLPLLLHRVFRVREPRRERVLVGVVVATLVLQHLTEYVLGSTPWDERGDWLEDGVLLAIVAYSLWLVVTRWRSAEAERPLADRISLLLLIGVPGFVYDLFLSEGWGLRWYPLWYCLTSVVMVSTLVRGEEIVSPQAADGWGLSAREAEVADQVARGLSNKDIATTLHISPNTVKTHLRTIFEKAGVRSRFELISRMSRSSGAKHPEG
- a CDS encoding 5'/3'-nucleotidase SurE, yielding MSRIIRTVRVLSIALVSMTAAWPLAAAPAEEAVRPRVLITNDNGIDDPKLIALARAFAPRAETWVVAPAEDRSGTGASLSFPRTGALAVERRDLGSGIEAFAVDGFPGDCVVVALAGMLRDRPPTLVISGINGGPNLGGTWMFSGTIGAARIAALVGIPAIAVSGLDDDLPGAVEASVDWVVRLTEHRVVQDLKPGEYLTVSLPRVAPDEVHGVEIADRAPLRRGPRFEADEASGIWKVAAMVEREVSLSPLADESLHSDGKIVVVPMRVDEVDGARLLDWLRDDPELPAWRTAAQQR
- a CDS encoding metalloregulator ArsR/SmtB family transcription factor, giving the protein MDIDATFSALADPTRRAILARLAAGEVGVMELAEPFAMSQPAISRHLKVLETAGLIVRRVDGARRPCRLAPNGLAPVHEWLETLRSAFAANYDRLDELLAGNLAGEKGDSL
- a CDS encoding sensor histidine kinase: MRLTGLLTCVVAGLPVWAVLVRHPEHLTEPNILLWIALVLVNVGSFWLVSSCWVERRSKWIAWTLLAIQTASALGMTVAVANSLHGVLLVIIAAVAAEVLPLRWALTWLFGQTALMAAILLPSQGPVETATVFGAFLGFELFALHSTLVALRERQAREELVRAHGELLSTRRLLGDTSRAAERLRISRELHDVMGHRLTALSLNLEAARHSTPAAAPEQLAKAQSQAKQLLGDVRRVVTTLRQEPTVDFSRALAALGEGIDQPAIHRQVPEGFTMDDPERAHTLLRCAQEALTNCLRHARARNVWLTLEPRADEVELRVRDDGRGARAVSEGHGLAGMRERLGTLGGRLEAATSPGAGFDLRVSMPVTG
- a CDS encoding RNA polymerase sigma factor, which translates into the protein MTDLSAGSTYRRLTGIGRWLLPKLGVAESDREDVVQSSWLRIHRRYSDDRERRRLPDAYLITTVKNEVIDRRRKGRWEAELDPAIEPPGIRVPPTRGDLGRAIHECLAAIAQRRPKLVDVLQLDILGFKQREIRQVLGLGQRVVDNRLTAGRKLLRECLHEKGFGPS
- a CDS encoding response regulator transcription factor, encoding MIRVCLIDDQTLVREGIRTLLGFLDDIEVVAEGEDGEGAVELIREQAPDVLLLDLRMPGKDGLDVLADLRAAELLPPTLVLTTFDDDAAALEAIRRGARAFLLKDISLERLAEAIRTVAGGGTLIQPALTERILRTAGDADWSFPSLDPPDPLTEREIEVLRFLCGGYSNKEIADALGVAEGTVKNHLSNILSKLGVRDRTRAVLKGLELGLI
- the purH gene encoding bifunctional phosphoribosylaminoimidazolecarboxamide formyltransferase/IMP cyclohydrolase; its protein translation is MLPVRRALISVSDKQGLAEFAAGLHRLGVEIVSTGGTAAFLEEHEIPVIRVSTVTGFPEILGGRVKTLHPKIHGGILANRNRSADAGELSEHGITPIDLVAVNLYPFRETAAAEDVRFEQVIEMIDIGGPCMVRAAAKNFQSVAPVVDPEDYPQVLAALEQSGAVPEALRRRLAIKAFRHTQGYDAAIAEWMERQVEEETEAPRFPAHLFLDTTRELEPRYGENPHQKAAVYSALGGPGLFGGMDQLQGKELSYNNLLDADAARKMVALFDEPTVVILKHNNPCGVGRGTSIAEAYGRALETDPVSAFGSIVALNRPANQELAEQMADLFVEVVVAPKFGDGAREVFAAKKNLRLLECPLYEPHPTGIELRSIDGGLLAQMPDGLREDPEQWTCAATRLPTADEAEALAFAWNVCRYVKSNAIVLTGRDQTVGIGAGQMSRVDSCRLAIEKANLPTSGTVAASDAFFPFRDGLDLLAEAGVTAVIQPGGSKRDEEVIAAADEHGMTMLFTGQRHFRH